A portion of the Thermococcus sp. genome contains these proteins:
- a CDS encoding peroxiredoxin, which translates to MTYLDIEVFDENGEKVRVGDMLKGKWTVLYVYPKDNTPGCTTEAKEFTELLPEFEKLGFQVIGVSKDSVESHRRFKEKHGLKVKLLSDPGVELIKALGAWGKKKRYGREYEGVIRSTFIVNPDGKIVWEKRNVRAKGHAERVLKVAKELIGE; encoded by the coding sequence ATGACGTACTTGGATATTGAGGTCTTCGATGAAAACGGTGAGAAAGTTCGGGTTGGAGATATGTTGAAGGGCAAGTGGACGGTTCTCTACGTCTACCCAAAGGACAACACACCCGGCTGTACGACAGAGGCGAAGGAGTTCACAGAGCTCTTGCCTGAATTTGAGAAACTCGGTTTTCAGGTAATCGGCGTTTCCAAGGACTCCGTCGAAAGCCACAGGCGTTTCAAGGAGAAACATGGCCTTAAGGTCAAACTTCTAAGTGACCCTGGGGTGGAGCTTATAAAAGCCCTCGGTGCGTGGGGCAAGAAGAAGCGCTATGGAAGGGAGTACGAGGGTGTAATTAGGAGCACCTTCATCGTAAACCCCGATGGTAAAATCGTGTGGGAAAAGCGCAACGTTAGGGCGAAGGGGCACGCCGAGAGGGTTCTAAAGGTTGCCAAGGAGCTCATCGGGGAATAA
- a CDS encoding prenyltransferase/squalene oxidase repeat-containing protein, translating into MGSKLYEIGRYVDVNKAIRYVEERRHEDGGYCFVSVLEDTNVNDTYYAVKIYDLLGLEFPEPEKTIEFLSKSIQPQTAVVAIAMALEGLAILGAKDLAREKSDIVFTKYNPAEGKFAVGLGGSEEFGTATPLEATYWVTKAFEKIGVKFDSEEKDAIRAFVMKFRNGNGYGVKQPTTTMTYQALFTLYTLGYRPPKSPHFRNCELCSDWGGFTEVPYSLPPYLEPTFYATRGLELQNETPTCPRRHVWFIRQIQNPNGGFRRSLELGISNFQNTYRALAVVDSMRKYLP; encoded by the coding sequence ATGGGCTCGAAGCTGTATGAAATTGGTAGATACGTTGACGTTAATAAGGCCATCCGTTACGTAGAAGAAAGACGTCATGAGGATGGTGGTTACTGCTTCGTCAGTGTTCTTGAAGATACCAACGTGAACGATACTTACTACGCTGTCAAAATCTATGACCTTCTTGGACTTGAGTTTCCAGAACCGGAGAAAACAATAGAATTCCTGTCTAAGTCCATACAGCCCCAGACTGCTGTAGTGGCAATAGCAATGGCCCTCGAAGGCCTCGCCATCCTCGGTGCCAAAGACCTTGCGAGGGAGAAGAGCGATATAGTATTCACCAAATACAACCCAGCGGAAGGCAAGTTCGCCGTCGGTCTCGGTGGAAGTGAGGAGTTTGGAACGGCGACACCACTCGAGGCCACGTACTGGGTTACAAAGGCTTTTGAGAAAATAGGAGTGAAATTTGATTCCGAGGAAAAGGACGCCATAAGGGCCTTTGTCATGAAGTTCCGCAACGGCAACGGCTATGGTGTAAAGCAACCAACGACCACAATGACGTATCAAGCTCTGTTTACTCTTTATACTCTCGGCTACAGGCCACCTAAGAGCCCACACTTTAGGAACTGTGAGCTCTGTAGCGACTGGGGTGGGTTCACTGAGGTTCCCTACAGCCTTCCACCTTACCTCGAGCCAACGTTTTACGCAACTAGAGGTTTAGAACTTCAAAACGAGACACCAACATGCCCCAGAAGGCACGTATGGTTTATCAGGCAGATTCAGAACCCCAACGGGGGCTTTAGAAGGAGCCTTGAGCTGGGTATTTCAAACTTCCAAAACACCTATAGGGCCCTAGCAGTGGTTGATTCAATGAGAAAATACCTTCCGTGA
- a CDS encoding peptidase M54: MEFIGFTYVTNFLGKTLRDAMFEVIDSANRLFEDWRLPIRFLYLDKLTLEPGYLINVRTSEGGVKLYPLEVVIDFLDYRLKVEMEKKNGLTMDKILGLVSFPLASRNRYFDIYESFLGFQTERVGRRIMVLSMRPFESDVLRMTLRTLESPNVDDEVKSLAPKILHRELETFKARLLKGILHEVGHAFGLEHCSNACVMNPPATIEEWDLRPANFCRPCMEKLKENLKTSRFIPR, encoded by the coding sequence ATGGAGTTCATAGGTTTCACCTATGTCACAAACTTCTTGGGGAAAACACTGAGGGATGCCATGTTTGAAGTTATCGATAGTGCTAATAGACTCTTTGAAGACTGGAGATTACCAATCAGGTTTCTATACCTCGATAAGCTCACACTTGAACCGGGATATCTGATAAACGTCAGAACCTCCGAGGGTGGGGTAAAACTTTATCCCTTGGAGGTTGTTATTGACTTTCTTGATTACCGTCTCAAGGTTGAGATGGAAAAGAAGAACGGTTTAACAATGGATAAAATTCTCGGTCTAGTCAGCTTTCCGCTTGCTTCTAGAAACAGATACTTCGACATATACGAGAGTTTCCTTGGCTTCCAAACAGAAAGAGTTGGCAGAAGGATAATGGTGCTCTCCATGAGACCCTTTGAATCAGATGTCCTGAGAATGACGCTAAGAACCCTTGAGAGCCCCAATGTTGACGATGAAGTTAAAAGTTTAGCCCCCAAAATCCTCCATAGGGAACTTGAAACATTTAAAGCTCGTCTCCTAAAGGGCATTCTCCACGAAGTTGGCCATGCCTTCGGCCTTGAGCACTGCTCAAACGCCTGCGTTATGAACCCCCCTGCAACGATTGAAGAGTGGGATTTGAGACCAGCGAACTTCTGCAGACCATGTATGGAAAAACTGAAAGAAAACCTCAAGACTTCCCGTTTTATTCCCCGATGA